In the genome of Arachis stenosperma cultivar V10309 chromosome 2, arast.V10309.gnm1.PFL2, whole genome shotgun sequence, the window AATAATTGAAATtgattcttttaaaaattttaaaaacttaaagACAAATCATAAATGATTAATTATTTCAAAGATATTAGTAATAGAATACAATATACAAATTTTAAAGTAAAATGATAATTGCAATAAGATATCATTAAAAAAGATAtggtaatttaaaaaatttttcttttgacaatattaaatttagaaaaaaatttaatttttttaataaaaaatatctaaaatacaCATTATAATTACCAAAacaaaaagatataaattattagtaatttttatataataatatgaatattaaatatgttaatattttatattattaaaaatcaaataaaattttataaaataaatatagaaataaatatataaaagttaattttaaaaaaatataaagacttTAGTGTAcatgttaaattatttaagtaaaaattattaataagtAAAACAATTGAAACTTAAACtcattatataataaaaaataataatcacataTAAATTTACTACAttatataacattttttatttttttaagcaaatattttatagggtaaaaaaccatattaagccaaatgagtgaaaaaataacgtaaatacgccaaagcaaaaatcgtttcagcaataagccagaccgcatttttatataattcgaaccagttTGGTTCGAACTCAAAATGGTAGTAAATCGAACCTGGTTAGTTCGAATTAGgttattttttttggtaataaatcgaaccaacctggttcgaattatgaatgaacgtaattcgaaccaaggtggttcgaattatagagagagaGGGTTTCCGTGTAATTCGAACcgggctggttcgaattacactaATCATAGGTCGAACCAGACCGGTTTGAATTAGTGTGAGACTGATTGAGCTGTGTATCTATGGACGAGGCAGATCCGAATCGGCCAAAGAGGTGCGGCCTATGTCGCCAACCCGGCCTATGTCACCAATCATAGTTCGAACCAGACCGGTTTGATTGTTTATGAATAATGCAACACTATCCGTAGATGCACAATTTAATAAGGAAAAAATAAACACTAAACTGTTTCAAGATTCGTTGATCATACAAAGTGAATGTCCcacaagagaaataaaaaaaaaacataggtGAACAGAgtataacataataaaaaaagtacAAACCACTATCATACATGATTgaactttaaagaaaaaaatacatgaaACGTGAATCATCTAAACAGATGCGACCCAGTACCACAGCGACGGGGTACCCGTGCCCTCTGACCTCGGCGGATAAACGGCTCCTCATCCTCGATGTCATCCCCGTCATCCGGTGGGGCAGGCTGTGCTGGTGGCGCAACATGCAGGGGTGCCGCCGAAATCCCTGCGACAGACTCTGATGCAGCGGTGAAGGCGGATGGAGGAGTACCTCCGAGACAGAACTGGTGACCAGCGGATGAGGATGGAGGCTCATTCAGATCAACATCTAACGGGGCCTGTGTGCCTGAGGTCTGACCACCACTGCGCGGAGTCGCATCCCCCTGCATGATGGCGGTGATCTCCTCAAGGAAGCGTGGACTCCCAAAGTCCCCAACAAGCGTGTCTGACCCAATGAAGTCTGACCACTGTGATCCGGAGATGCGCCAAGGTGTCCCCCCCTGCTCAGGCTGGTCATCGGCTGGCACACCAACGAAGTAATCTCCAAGAGGGCCTGATCCAAGTACAGCGTCACCTGTGTCAGCCCCGGCACCCATCCCTGTACCATACCACTCACCTGCATGACCATGATCGTGTGTGGTAGTACCAGCAGATGCAGCAGCCCCTGAACCACCCCCACCAACGTGCCGATGCTGATCGTCGGTGTCGTCCCCATGGTCAGCACGACCCCTCGCCCTACCTCGCTGGCCTCGTCCTCCGCCTCTAGCGGGACCGGCGTCGTAATCATCGTGCACAGCATGGTCAGGCCACCTCCACTCACGCTGGCTCCTCCGTGTCCCCACACCCATCCTCCTCTCAACCCTACGCCTGTCCGGCACGTCCTCAGGATGATCCATGTCTGGAACTCGCCCCGGACCCCGCTGTGAGGCCTCTAATGGAATAGGAACTGCTCTAGGATCCCCCAACTGCAACTCCGGAGACAAGAACCTCTTCCCATGCTGACGCCACCAGTCAAGGAACGCATGCGAAGGTCCGGGGTCGCCTACAACGTCGAACCTCAGCACACAGTCCTGACGAGAGTCCCAAAGGAGATGCCACCTCTGCAAAGTAGACGGGAACCATCGATCGCCGCCTCTACCGTCCTTGGACATCAAAAAGTCAATGTTCAGGGCGGGATGTGGAATGGGCTGAACCCCACCAAACTGCGGAAGAACACGATCTATCTGATGCCACTCTATCACAGCAAAGTAGATCAGCGCCGTCACAGAGCGCCACAACGCCATATGCCTAGGCTCCAAAACCTCTGGATGCACAACCTGAAGTATGTCGGGAGTACTATACGGCATCCATAGAAACTGCAAAAGGAACTAACCCTTGTCAGGGCAACTTTACCACACAACTAGAAATGCTAGATTCTAAAAGGATACTTGTTAAGTAGCATACTCACCTCCCCATCCTGTAACCGGTCTATCCTGAGCCTCCACATCTGCACTCTAGGACCCTTCTCGCTCCCGGAAGGGTTGTAACCTGACCATCTGCACCATACACATTtgttactgatgagcggataatttatatactttttggcattgtttttagtatgtttttggtgtgatctagttagtttttagtatatttttattagtttttagttaaaattcacttttctggactttactatgagtttgtgtgcttttctgtgatttcaggtattttctggctgaaattgagggacctgagcaaaaatctgattcagagaccaaaaaggactgcagatgctgttggattctgacctccctgcactcgaagtggattttctggagctacagaagcccaattggcgcgctctcaacggcgttggaaagtagacatcctgggctttccagcaatatatgatagtccatactttgcccaagatttgatggcccaaaccggcgttcaaagtcacctcaagaaatcccagcgttaaacgccggaactggcacccaaatgggagttaaacgcccaaactggcataaaagctggcgtttaactccaagacaagtctctacacgaaattgcttcattgctcagcccaagcacacaccaagtgggcccggaagtggatctttatgtcatttactcatttctgtacaccctaggctactagttatctataagtaggaccttttactattgtattagtagactttggtagctatcttctaattttatgctatcttagatcatttgggaggctggccattcggccatgcctagaccttgttcttatgtattttcaacggtggagtttctacacaccatagattaaggtgtggagctctgctgtacctcgagtattaatgcaattactattgttcttctattcaattccgcttgttctttgtccaagatatcacttgttcttcaacatgatgaaggtgatgattgacgcccatcaccattctcactcatgaacaaagtgactgacaaccactcttgttctacacgcatctgaggcttagtgaatatctcttggattctttaatcggagtctttgtggtataggcgagaactgatggcagcattcaagagaatccggaaggtctaaccttgtctgtggtattctgagtaggattcaatgactgaatgactgtgacgtgcttcaaactcctgagggcggggcgttagtgacagacgcaaaagaatcacaggattctattccggcctgattgagaaccgacagatgaattccgctatgaccgtgacaggggcatatgcaatcgctttcaatgagaggatgggaggtagccactgacaatggtgaaaccctacacgagcttgccatggaaaggagtaagaaaggattggatgaaggcagtaggaaagcagagagacggaagggaaggcatcttcatgcgcttatctgaagttcctaccaatgaattacataagtatcactatcttt includes:
- the LOC130959019 gene encoding uncharacterized protein LOC130959019 isoform X2: MWRLRIDRLQDGEFLWMPYSTPDILQVVHPEVLEPRHMALWRSVTALIYFAVIEWHQIDRVLPQFGGVQPIPHPALNIDFLMSKDGRGGDRWFPSTLQRWHLLWDSRQDCVLRFDVVGDPGPSHAFLDWWRQHGKRFLSPELQLGDPRAVPIPLEASQRGPGRVPDMDHPEDVPDRRRVERRMGVGTRRSQREWRWPDHAVHDDYDAGPARGGGRGQRGRARGRADHGDDTDDQHRHVGGGGSGAAASAGTTTHDHGHAGEWYGTGMGAGADTGDAVLGSGPLGDYFVGVPADDQPEQGGTPWRISGSQWSDFIGSDTLVGDFGSPRFLEEITAIMQGDATPRSGGQTSGTQAPLDVDLNEPPSSSAGHQFCLGGTPPSAFTAASESVAGISAAPLHVAPPAQPAPPDDGDDIEDEEPFIRRGQRARVPRRCGTGSHLFR